GGAACGATGGAGTAACGCAGAGACCCATCTCCATTACTTCATCATTCCACCAATCCGGTTATTTGCCTTTTCCAAGAAATTCTTGAATCGATTTGTAAATCGCCTCTTTATCGGGAATTTCCGACAGCACCAATCTTTCTTCGGAATCAAAGTAATCGTCAAGATCGCGAATAAACTGGCCGCTGCCGTAGGGGCTTTCCACCTGTCCATAGCAAAATAAATTCACCACCGGCAAAACTTTCTTTTCGAGAATCTGAATGCACTCGTCCGTGTCGATCTCACCCCAGTTATCGCCGTCGGAGAAGTGAATCATGTAAATATTCCAATCGTCCGGATTGTAATGCGCGCTGACGATTTTGTGCGCGAGTTTGTACGCTGAGGAGATGATGGTGCCGCCGCTCTCGCGTGTGTGATAGAAGGTTTCCTGATCGACTTCCCGCGCCACGGCGTCGTGAATGATGTAGCGCGTCTCGAGATTTTTGTATTGATAGCGCAACCAGGTGTCGATCCAAAACGATTCGATACGCACGATTTCCTTCTGCTCGTCGCCCATCGAACCGGAAACATCCATCATGTAAATGATCACGGCGCTGGCCTCGGGCTGCGGCACGGTTCTCCACGTGCGATAGCGGCGATCTTCGCGATATGGCACAATGCGCGGCGCTTCAGGCCGGTATTCGCCGGTGATCAACTGCCGTTTGAGCGCCTGTTTGTAGGTACGCTTGAAATGCCGCAGCGATTCCGGGCCGGAGGTGCTGATGCCGGTGTACTTGTCTTTCTCACTGACGATGTTCTTCTTGCCCTTGGGCGAGATGTTGGGAAGCTCCAATTCTTCGCCCAGCAATTGCGCCAGCTCTTCCAGCGAGATGTCGACTTCGAGCAGATGATCGCCCGGCGCTTCGCCGGCCTGACCGGAACCGTCTTGATCGTCGCCGCGGCCGATGGGCGTGCCGACGTCGCCTTCGCCCTGG
Above is a genomic segment from Cytophagia bacterium CHB2 containing:
- a CDS encoding DUF444 family protein → MIKRIEKDRSRFRQILRGQIKKELRKYISRGELIGKQGKDIVSIPVHQINLPHFRYSGKNTGGVGQGEGDVGTPIGRGDDQDGSGQAGEAPGDHLLEVDISLEELAQLLGEELELPNISPKGKKNIVSEKDKYTGISTSGPESLRHFKRTYKQALKRQLITGEYRPEAPRIVPYREDRRYRTWRTVPQPEASAVIIYMMDVSGSMGDEQKEIVRIESFWIDTWLRYQYKNLETRYIIHDAVAREVDQETFYHTRESGGTIISSAYKLAHKIVSAHYNPDDWNIYMIHFSDGDNWGEIDTDECIQILEKKVLPVVNLFCYGQVESPYGSGQFIRDLDDYFDSEERLVLSEIPDKEAIYKSIQEFLGKGK